A single window of Eucalyptus grandis isolate ANBG69807.140 chromosome 1, ASM1654582v1, whole genome shotgun sequence DNA harbors:
- the LOC104439555 gene encoding heavy metal-associated isoprenylated plant protein 3 has product MVFNCKGFYFDEENQEALPKSSAGKRAEELPAAEKSKRTRGSRAKRVVPVVNDNTESRQQDSENSELSLPQLEGNYGSDFTEPHQKIENSGNQKTQKEHSSPLHLRVGMHCKCDGCAQNMKKIFKKFKGVGTVKIHRDKELVEVTGIMDTNKLVVYLEEKLRRDVEVMPIQNNEKGANPTQKHGAGVRHITNITDNASRGKEVYPAVRKLEEQNLEKTELTSPQPRRRDRNCNEGTGMVLLKIGTYCLEGCIQQTLETIKRLQGVELVKFNKSKDLVIVADATNVKEHVAYLEKMLKLRVEIVFAPNEDVTGDNKEVEVTKTETLKGPAAAREDGRNKDVKIKREVRKEAKEIRIKQKVEDKVKEAKGHGYVSHVGEADRQTKNQQPCSSDCWTNMFSDENPHSCAIM; this is encoded by the exons ATGGTCTTCAACTGTAAAGGGTTTTACTTCGATGAAGAAAACCAGGAGGCATTGCCCAAAAGTTCTGCTGGGAAACGAGCAGAGGAG CTTCCTGCCGCTGAGAAGAGCAAAAGAACCAGAGGCAGCAGGGCGAAGCGAGTAGTGCCAGTGGTGAATGACAACACTGAGTCGAGGCAGCAAGACTCTGAGAATTCTGAACTCTCCTTGCCTCAGCTTGAAGGTAACTATGGCAGTGACTTCACGGAACCACATCAGAAGATAGAGAACTCAGGGAACCAAAAGACTCAGAAAGAG CATTCAAGTCCGCTGCATTTGAGAGTTGGAATGCATTGCAAGTGTGATGGGTGCGCccaaaatatgaagaaaatcttcaagaaatttaaag GAGTTGGCACGGTTAAGATACATAGAGACAAGGAGCTAGTAGAAGTGACAGGAATAATGGATACCAACAAACTCGTCGTCTACCTTGAAGAGAAGCTCAGGAGGGATGTGGAAGTGATGCCCATTCAAAACAATGAAAAAGGTGCCAATCCCACTCAAAAACACGGAGCAG GTGTTAGGCACATTACAAACATAACTGACAATGCCTCAAGGGGAAAGGAGGTATACCCAGCTGTGCGGAAGCTTGAGGAGCAAAATCTTGAGAAGACTGAGCTGACATCTCCTCAGCCTAGGAGAAGGGATAGGAATTGTAATGAG GGAACAGGTATGGTGCTTTTGAAGATTGGAACATACTGCCTTGAAGGATGTATTCAGCAAACACTAGAAACTATAAAGAGACTTCAAG GAGTTGAATTAGTCAAATTCAACAAAAGTAAGGATCTGGTGATCGTGGCTGATGCAACTAACGTGAAAGAACATGTAGCCTATCTGGAAAAGATGCTGAAACTAAGAGTGGAGATTGTTTTTGCTCCAAATGAAGATGTTACTGGTGACAATAAAGAAGTAGAGGTAACTAAAACAGAGACTCTTAAAGGGCCTGCAGCTGCTCGTGAAGATGGTAGGAACAAGGATGTAAAGATCAAAAGGGAAGTTAGGAAGGAAGCTAAGGAAATACGGATCAAGCAAAAAGTTGAAGACAAGGTCAAAGAGGCCAAGGGACATGGCTATGTATCTCACGTTGGGGAAGCTGATAGGCAAACTAAAAATCAACAACCTTGTTCTAGCGATTGTTGGACTAACATGTTCAGTGATGAAAACCCCCATTCATGCGCAATCATGTGA